In one window of Echeneis naucrates chromosome 17, fEcheNa1.1, whole genome shotgun sequence DNA:
- the tmem59 gene encoding transmembrane protein 59, which produces MGTHSSLVCTVGLFVLLSGTSASSDVFDSVLGNTASCHKSCEMTYSLHTYPREEELYACQRGCRLFSICQFVRDSEDLNQTKAECESTCHEAYTQSDEQYACNLGCQNQLPFAEKRHEQLEAMMPRIHLLHPLTLVRGFWDDVMNQAHSFITSTWTFYLQADDGKVVIFQTQPQVKFFSQFELESEVKEEQQQNLPVWSTPVYKEYHRTLIQERDRDLSGDRSYDDEYNLFRCLSRNPWLPGWILTTTLLLSVLVLIWICCATVATAVDQYVPAEKLSIYGDREYIKEQKPIPYPASSLLIITSKGVEEEAGPLPSKVNLGQSDI; this is translated from the exons ATGGGGACTCACTCCTCCTTGGTTTGCACTGTGGGACTCTTCGTCCTGCTGTCTGGCACATCGGCGTCTTCGGATGTGTTCGACAGCGTGTTGGGAAACACCGCATCGTGTCATAAATCGTGTGAAATGACTTACAGTTTACACACGTATCCGCGG GAGGAGGAACTCTATGCCTGCCAGAGGGGCTGTCGTCTCTTCTCAATCTGTCAGTTTGTTCGTGACAGCGAGGATCTGAATCAGACCAAAGCAGAGTGTGAATCAA CCTGTCATGAGGCTTATACGCAGTCTGATGAGCAGTATGCGTGCAACCTGGGCTGTCAGAACCAGCTTCCATTTGCAGAGAAACGCCATGAGCAG ttggAGGCCATGATGCCTAGGAttcacctgctgcatcccctGACTCTAGTCAGAGGATTTTGGGATGATGTAATGAATCAGGCCCACAGCTTCATCACTTCCACCTGGACTTTCTACCTCCAGGCTGATGATGGCAAAGTTGTCATTTTCCAG aCTCAACCACAAGTCAAGTTTTTCTCCCAGTTCGAACTAGAAAGTGAAGTtaaagaggagcagcagcaaaact TACCTGTGTGGAGCACCCCGGTTTACAAAGAATACCATCGCACTTTAATCCAGGAGAGGGACAGAGATTTGAGCGGAGACCGCAGCTATGATGATGAATACAACCTCTTTAGGTGTCTTTCAAG AAATCCTTGGCTACCAGGGTGGATCCTGACCACAActctgctcctgtctgtgttgGTCTTGATCTGGATCTGCTGTGCAACTGTTGCAACTGCTGTAGACCAGTATGTACCTGCTGAG AAACTCAGCATCTATGGTGACAGGGAATACATTAAGGAACAAAAACCAATTCCATATCCAGCATCCTCCCTTCTGATCATTACCTCCAAAGGGGTAGAGGAAGAGGCTGGACCACTCCCCTCCAAAGTGAACCTCGGCCAGTCTGATATCTAG
- the lrrc42 gene encoding leucine-rich repeat-containing protein 42, whose protein sequence is MCNRNTDNGVIYIRERGGLRRVGDIVLAQPKPMSSCRRTNPFVLRKEHFTFTYNAEGSLRYTAKSLYDITLLFVADNIHHVDSLVGFPEQIGDRLFAAAEENRVFSNAHISPKALQLFSDAYGQMVLGSLCLRNRFPLLHERMDEIKAFHSLRSLDLFGCRLGDDHEIFQHLTSSSLANNLIELSIGGNSLSNVGLQRLTAPIRMMKKGLDCLQLLDVSYNPISESALRYLTCLPKLEKLDASRTSLKLGAALKKTIWNLLGLICSEKPLDTFDHSRCKTEGWAEQVVNQWETNGSQMPKQKKIEESRTSALRFFGRQKFVREVLNAAPLLCERDEEANKDRLHFYRPAAKDILEKQFPNTLNHQAKTSWCNVKKRHQSETCDSLHQSPPTKRSPSSALTAEDIDLLDSY, encoded by the exons ATGTGTAACCGTAATACGGACAATGGGGTCATTTATATCCGAGAAAGAGGCGGCCTTCGTCGGGTCGGAGACATCGTCCTGGCCCAGCCGAAGCCGATGTCTTCGTGCAGGAGGACGAACCCGTTCGTGCTGAGAAAGGAGCACTTCACCTTCACCTACAACGCCGAGGGGAGTCTGAGATACACCGCAAAGTCCCTGTACGACATCACCCTGCTGTTCGTGGCCGACAACATCCACCATGTGGACTCCCTGGTGGGTTTTCCCGAGCAAATAGGAGACAGGCTCTTTGCGGCGGCGGAGGAGAACCGTGTGTTTTCAAACGCACATATATCTCCAAAAGCCTTGCAGCTTTTCAGTGATGCGTACGGCCAGATGGTGCTCGGATCCCTCTGTCTACGAAACAG GTTTCCACTTTTGCATGAGCGGatggatgaaataaaagcatttcacaGTCTGAGGTCTCTGGATTTGTTTGGATGCAGACTGGGCGATGATCATGAGATATTCCAGCATCTAACATCTAGCTCATTGGCAAa CAACCTAATTGAGCTTTCTATTGGTGGGAACAGTCTGTCAAATGTTGGTTTACAAAGACTGACTGCACCTATCCGGATGATGAAGAAGGGCCTGGACTGTCTTCAGCTCCTGGATGTCTCCT ATAACCCAATCTCAGAGAGTGCCCTCAGATACCTCACCTGTCTCCCCAAATTGGAAAAACTCGATGCATCTAGGACCAGTTTGAAG CTTGGAGCTGCACTGAAAAAGACCATATGGAACCTGTTGGGACTCATTTGTTCAGAGAAACCACTGGACACTTTTGATCACTCAAGGTGTAAAACAGAAGGTTGGGCTGAGCAG GTTGTAAACCAGTGGGAGACAAATGGCTCACAAATGCCaaaacagaagaagattgaAGAATCAAGGACATCAGCTCTACGATTTT TTGGAAGGCAGAAGTTTGTCAGAGAGGTCCTGAATGCAGCACCACTACTATGTGAAAGAGATGAGGAAGCCAACAAGGACAGACTACATTTCTACAGACCAGCAGCAAAAGACATCCTTGAAAAACAGTTTCCTAACACATTAAATCATCAAGCAAAGACTTCTTGGTGCAACgtgaaaaaaagacatcagTCAGAAACATGTGACAGTTTACATCAAAGCCCTCCAACAAAACGTTCTCCATCATCAGCTCTAACTGCAGAGGACATTGATTTGTTGGACAGCTATTGA
- the yipf1 gene encoding protein YIPF1: MASADDPFHFKEFEEAGNLLEANRDATTISIEDDDVKPEKQKKAEGLIPGGGGGDDEDPLGYEDKSELLSGQKKSVPFWSFEYYQQFFDVETHHVKERIIGSMLPWPGKNFIQFYLRRNPDLYGPFWICTTLVFAVAISGNLSNVLVTFGHTNFKYSPEFRQVTIAATAIFSYAWLVPLALWGFLLWRSNKIMNLVSYSFMEILCVYGYSLSIWIPTVILWNFPFEWMRWSSIVVALCLSGSVLLRTFWPAVRDDHPKVIIAVMSAILVLNVLFAVGCKVYFFSKPQLQNNSTAATGMPKT; the protein is encoded by the exons ATGGCGTCTGCAGATGATCCCTTTCACTTTAAGG AATTTGAAGAAGCTGGCAATCTGTTAGAAGCCAACAGAGATGCCACCACCATTAGCATTGAAGATGACGATGTCAAACctgagaagcagaagaaagcTGAAGGTCTAATTCCTGGCGGAGGTGGCGGTGATGATGAAGATCCACTTGGCTATGAAGACAAGTCTGAG CTTCTCTCTGGTCAGAAGAAAAGTGTCCCCTTCTGGTCGTTTGAGTACTATCAACAATTTTTTGACGTTGAGACCCATCAT GTCAAGGAAAGAATCATCGGATCAATGTTACCATGGCCCGGAAAGAATTTTATTCAATTCTACCTTCGTAGAAATCCTGATCTTTATG GACCATTTTGGATTTGCACAActcttgtgtttgctgttgccATTAGTGGCAACCTATCCAACGTTTTGGTTACATTCGGCCATACAAACTTCAAGTACAGCCCAGAGTTTAGACAAG TGACCATAGCTGCAACAGCAATCTTCAGCTATGCTTGGCTGGTGCCTCTGGCCCTCTGGGGTTTCCTGCTATGGAGAAGCAACAAGATCATGAACTTGGTGTCGTACTCCTTTATGGAGATACTCTGTGTGTACGGCTATTCACTTTCAATTTGGATTCCTACAGTG ATCCTCTGGAATTTCCCATTTGAATGGATGAGGTGGTCCTCCATCGTGGTGGCTCTCTGCCTGTCTGGTTCAGTGCTGTTGAGGACTTTCTGGCCTGCAGTCCGAGATGACCATCCCAAAGTGATCATAGCAGTCATGTCAGCCATTTTGGTGTTGAACGTCTTGTTTGCTGTTGGTTGTAAG GTGTATTTCTTTAGCAAACCACAACTTCAAAATAATTCCACTGCTGCAACTGGGATGCCGAAGACATGA
- the LOC115057668 gene encoding uncharacterized protein LOC115057668, whose translation MATSSGKVEKVSKFETLRLLEKCRKERDDALHRESVLREKLRQYESRMRSTETLKQKLKTLTTDNKELRKQVKALRTEIGLECSPKFSGKTTRDIISDLNEKEQECSSLVEKTGKLSLTVDDLTSELANTVTSKTLLEDQVQSLQQNLKDMTNNQRRLLKLWEDKKAQREQLALPAIPPKPGQKPFVHKAIQTEMSISSSQRLPVNAFETNPFSRDNDKKSVLDKHSFPTYGNGYHHDKKAFMHDETKGIQN comes from the coding sequence ATGGCCACCTCAAGTGGAAAAGTTGAAAAAGTGTCAAAATTTGAGACTTTAAGACTTTTGGAGAAatgcagaaaggaaagagatgATGCCCTGCACAGGGAAAGTGTTCTCAGAGAGAAACTCCGGCAGTACGAGTCAAGGATGCGTTCAACTGAGACTCTGAAACAGAAATTGAAAACCTTGACCACGGACAACAAGGAGCTGAGGAAGCAAGTGAAGGCTCTTCGTACTGAGATTGGACTAGAGTGCAGCCCTAAATTCAGTGGAAAGACAACAAGGGACATAATCAGTGATCTGAATGAGAAGGAGCAAGAGTGCAGTTCCTTAGTGGAGAAGACAGGAAAACTGAGCCTGACTGTTGATGATTTGACATCAGAGTTGGCAAATACAGTCACATCTAAAACTCTGTTAGAAGACCAAGTTCAGTCATTGCAGCAAAACCTCAAGGACATGACAAATAATCAGCGTCGTCTGCTGAAGCTGTGGGAGGACAAGAAAGCTCAGAGGGAGCAGCTTGCCCTGCCTGCAATTCCCCCGAAGCCTGGACAGAAGCCATTTGTTCATAAAGCAATTCAAACTGAGATGTCTATCAGTTCATCCCAAAGGCTCCCAGTAAATGCTTTTGAGACCAATCCATTCTCCCGGGACAATGACAAAAAGTCTGTTTTGGATAAGCACAGTTTTCCAACCTACGGAAATGGCTATCATCATGACAAGAAAGCCTTCATGCACGATGAAACTAAAGGAATTCAGAACTGA
- the ndc1 gene encoding nucleoporin NDC1 isoform X1, producing the protein MFSTEQACWFIRKVICWRAVASIAWAVLLLPPITAVFVILSRFSLLHPIHTTSECLSLLTSTSAIFSFILLGGVVVMVGFLNLEYYTVIPTIACSKIALFGQLLHPRQFVNSLVHCMMGLIVAWCCTVTTGDRYEMLSYVCVQSDGSSQMCLNEYHLVFLLAGAFVGFSHSLLGVIHNMNYVSFHTVQQYKYLRFKGSLPLVVKCSATQALYSIRNFIVVYFFLGHIPRAWISKTLNLHLNSSVHTLDSIAGLLDLSLLYQLWISATFLLFTWYITLLLFRIFVTEVYSFPVQSSFTEDAHLCLPKVLTDKQPMILKFLAMQDLALLSQRSPSRRCEVFSLSQPGGHPHNWNAISQECLSLLTDLTQRLVVYHDTVATNGRAKSLSAGSERKTSSETSVTSGTEDLMSPRPSVLMKTPASVFARSVVGGPQSPLTAPFTPDLDSPFASPALRRLTAPVEQCSPWYGTVQSPHIMRRAPKLWSTSTDSQGNGSPLSAASVHTSKQETSQPSLLAQFLQNRKEQLPEASSQALFADSQAHIWALEGLSYLVQASFSEDQFGVVQTTLPSILSCMLVLQEAVDRHFKLPHASSKPVRSTSSMGDSTYKTLRFALRATLKTAIYRITTTFGDHLNAVQVSAEHRKRLQQFLEYKE; encoded by the exons ATGTTTTCTACAGAACAGGCATGCTGGTTTATCCGTAAG GTGATTTGCTGGCGAGCTGTGGCCAGTATTGCTTGGGCTGTCCTGTTGTTGCCACCCATCACAGCAGTTTTTGTAATCCTCAGCAGGTTCAGTCTTCTCCACCCCATCCACACGACATCAG AATGCTTGTCCCTACTAACAAGTACAAGTGCCATTTTCTCATTCATCCTGCTGGGTGGAGTGGTGGTCATGGTGGGGTTCCTGAACCTCGAGTATTATACAG TGATCCCAACTATAGCATGTTCAAAAATCGCCCTGTTTGGTCAGCTGCTCCACCCTCGTCAGTTTGTCAACTCCCTGGTCCATTGCATGATGGGATTAATTGTGGCTTGGTGTTGCACAGTCACCACCGGGGACCGATATGAAATGCTCAGCTACGTATGCGTGCAGAGTGATGG TTCCTCTCAGATGTGTCTGAATGAGTATCACCTCGTCTTTCTGTTGGCGGGAGCCTTTGTTGGATTTTCTCACAGTCTGTTGGGTGTTATCCACAACATGAACTATGTCTCCTTTCACACTGTTCAG CAATACAAATACCTTCGCTTCAAGGGATCCCTGCCTTTGGTGGTGAAGTGCAGTGCCACTCAAGCACTTTACTCTATCAGGAACTTCattgttgtgtatttctttttgg GACACATCCCGAGAGCATGGATCAGCAAAACACTGAACCTTCACTTGAACAG CTCTGTCCATACTCTGGACAGCATCGCTGGGCTGCTGGATCTTTCCCTGCTGTACCAGTTGTGGATCAGTgccaccttcctcctctttacGTGGTACATCACCCTACTGCTCTTCAGGATTTTTGTCACTGAG GTGTACAGTTTTCCCGTTCAGTCGTCTTTTACTGAAGATGCTCACCTGTGTCTTCCCAAAGTTCTTACAGACAAGCAGCCAATGATATTAAAG TTCTTAGCAATGCAGGACTTGGCTTTGCTGTCTCAGCGATCCCCATCACGGCGCTGTGAGGTGTTCAGTCTGAGTCAGccag GTGGCCATCCTCACAACTGGAACGCCATCAGTCAAgagtgtctgtctctgctgactGATCTGACACAGAGACTTGTAGTCTATCACGACACTGTAGCAACGAATGGCAGGGCCAAATCACTGTCTGCTGGAAGTGAAAGGAAGACTTCCTCTGAGACATCTG ttACCTCAGGAACAGAAGACTTGATGTCTCCAAGGCCCTCTGTGCTGATGAAAACTCCAGCTTCAGTCTTTGCACGCTCAGTTGTTGGAGGCCCACAGAGCCCTCTGACGGCTCCATTCACTCCTGACCTGGACAGCCCGTTTGCTTCTCCGGCCCTGCGGCGTCTCACTGCACCGGTGGAACAGTGCTCTCCATGGTACGGCACGGTGCAGAGCCCACACATCATGAGGAGGGCGCCAAAACTGTGGTCCACTTCCACAG ATTCACAGGGTAATGGCAGTCCTCTGTCTGCTGCTTCAGTTCACACTTCCAAGCAGGAAACCTCCCAACCAAGTCTCCTGGCTCAGTTCCTCcagaacagaaaagaacag CTTCCAGAGGCATCAAGTCAGGCTCTTTTTGCTGACAGCCAGGCTCACATCTGGGCTTTAGAAG GGCTGTCTTATCTTGTTCAGGCTTCGTTCTCAGAGGACCAGTTTGGAGTTGTCCAGACTACATTACCCAGCATTCTTAGCTGTATGCTGGTCTTGCAGGAG GCTGTAGATCGCCACTTCAAGCTGCCTCATGCTTCCAGTAAGCCTGTCAGGTCGACCAGCAGCATGGGAGACTCCACCTATAAAACACTGCGCTTCGCTCTCAGGGCCACGCTCAAGACTGCCATCTACAGGATAACAACCACTTTTGGTGATCACTTAAA TGCTGTCCAGGTGTCCGCAGAGCACCGGAAACGACTGCAGCAGTTTCTGGAGTATAAAGAATAA
- the ndc1 gene encoding nucleoporin NDC1 isoform X2, whose translation MFSTEQACWFIRKVICWRAVASIAWAVLLLPPITAVFVILSRFSLLHPIHTTSECLSLLTSTSAIFSFILLGGVVVMVGFLNLEYYTVIPTIACSKIALFGQLLHPRQFVNSLVHCMMGLIVAWCCTVTTGDRYEMLSYVCVQSDGSSQMCLNEYHLVFLLAGAFVGFSHSLLGVIHNMNYVSFHTVQQYKYLRFKGSLPLVVKCSATQALYSIRNFIVVYFFLGHIPRAWISKTLNLHLNSSVHTLDSIAGLLDLSLLYQLWISATFLLFTWYITLLLFRIFVTEVYSFPVQSSFTEDAHLCLPKVLTDKQPMILKFLAMQDLALLSQRSPSRRCEVFSLSQPGGHPHNWNAISQECLSLLTDLTQRLVVYHDTVATNGRAKSLSAGSERKTSSETSVTSGTEDLMSPRPSVLMKTPASVFARSVVGGPQSPLTAPFTPDLDSPFASPALRRLTAPVEQCSPWYGTVQSPHIMRRAPKLWSTSTDSQGNGSPLSAASVHTSKQETSQPSLLAQFLQNRKEQVKNFLAKRVLIMYLFHKLPEASSQALFADSQAHIWALEGLSYLVQASFSEDQFGVVQTTLPSILSCMLVLQEAVDRHFKLPHASSKPVRSTSSMGDSTYKTLRFALRATLKTAIYRITTTFGDHLNAVQVSAEHRKRLQQFLEYKE comes from the exons ATGTTTTCTACAGAACAGGCATGCTGGTTTATCCGTAAG GTGATTTGCTGGCGAGCTGTGGCCAGTATTGCTTGGGCTGTCCTGTTGTTGCCACCCATCACAGCAGTTTTTGTAATCCTCAGCAGGTTCAGTCTTCTCCACCCCATCCACACGACATCAG AATGCTTGTCCCTACTAACAAGTACAAGTGCCATTTTCTCATTCATCCTGCTGGGTGGAGTGGTGGTCATGGTGGGGTTCCTGAACCTCGAGTATTATACAG TGATCCCAACTATAGCATGTTCAAAAATCGCCCTGTTTGGTCAGCTGCTCCACCCTCGTCAGTTTGTCAACTCCCTGGTCCATTGCATGATGGGATTAATTGTGGCTTGGTGTTGCACAGTCACCACCGGGGACCGATATGAAATGCTCAGCTACGTATGCGTGCAGAGTGATGG TTCCTCTCAGATGTGTCTGAATGAGTATCACCTCGTCTTTCTGTTGGCGGGAGCCTTTGTTGGATTTTCTCACAGTCTGTTGGGTGTTATCCACAACATGAACTATGTCTCCTTTCACACTGTTCAG CAATACAAATACCTTCGCTTCAAGGGATCCCTGCCTTTGGTGGTGAAGTGCAGTGCCACTCAAGCACTTTACTCTATCAGGAACTTCattgttgtgtatttctttttgg GACACATCCCGAGAGCATGGATCAGCAAAACACTGAACCTTCACTTGAACAG CTCTGTCCATACTCTGGACAGCATCGCTGGGCTGCTGGATCTTTCCCTGCTGTACCAGTTGTGGATCAGTgccaccttcctcctctttacGTGGTACATCACCCTACTGCTCTTCAGGATTTTTGTCACTGAG GTGTACAGTTTTCCCGTTCAGTCGTCTTTTACTGAAGATGCTCACCTGTGTCTTCCCAAAGTTCTTACAGACAAGCAGCCAATGATATTAAAG TTCTTAGCAATGCAGGACTTGGCTTTGCTGTCTCAGCGATCCCCATCACGGCGCTGTGAGGTGTTCAGTCTGAGTCAGccag GTGGCCATCCTCACAACTGGAACGCCATCAGTCAAgagtgtctgtctctgctgactGATCTGACACAGAGACTTGTAGTCTATCACGACACTGTAGCAACGAATGGCAGGGCCAAATCACTGTCTGCTGGAAGTGAAAGGAAGACTTCCTCTGAGACATCTG ttACCTCAGGAACAGAAGACTTGATGTCTCCAAGGCCCTCTGTGCTGATGAAAACTCCAGCTTCAGTCTTTGCACGCTCAGTTGTTGGAGGCCCACAGAGCCCTCTGACGGCTCCATTCACTCCTGACCTGGACAGCCCGTTTGCTTCTCCGGCCCTGCGGCGTCTCACTGCACCGGTGGAACAGTGCTCTCCATGGTACGGCACGGTGCAGAGCCCACACATCATGAGGAGGGCGCCAAAACTGTGGTCCACTTCCACAG ATTCACAGGGTAATGGCAGTCCTCTGTCTGCTGCTTCAGTTCACACTTCCAAGCAGGAAACCTCCCAACCAAGTCTCCTGGCTCAGTTCCTCcagaacagaaaagaacag GTTAAAAATTTCTTGGCAAAGCGGGTGCTGataatgtatttgtttcatAAG CTTCCAGAGGCATCAAGTCAGGCTCTTTTTGCTGACAGCCAGGCTCACATCTGGGCTTTAGAAG GGCTGTCTTATCTTGTTCAGGCTTCGTTCTCAGAGGACCAGTTTGGAGTTGTCCAGACTACATTACCCAGCATTCTTAGCTGTATGCTGGTCTTGCAGGAG GCTGTAGATCGCCACTTCAAGCTGCCTCATGCTTCCAGTAAGCCTGTCAGGTCGACCAGCAGCATGGGAGACTCCACCTATAAAACACTGCGCTTCGCTCTCAGGGCCACGCTCAAGACTGCCATCTACAGGATAACAACCACTTTTGGTGATCACTTAAA TGCTGTCCAGGTGTCCGCAGAGCACCGGAAACGACTGCAGCAGTTTCTGGAGTATAAAGAATAA
- the dcaf8 gene encoding DDB1- and CUL4-associated factor 8: MAEADRKSTALNGGSEEKEPGEDQHKEGDPSGSKGELTQSSSQDETGEVSGEKPMPDVEGEMGTNREGEEEEDTDSMDGSGLYSLTEDGERESEGGRQERAKDKDSGKRAARKRNRPSGGTNHSSSSDEDEDEDEEEEQKDEEDDEAMDAWLGAELRDLRGPNWRAIPSLRSREIGRESHQFVRRVCGARGLVQRLELQGRLEKHTGCVNTLHFNPSGTRLASGSDDLRVVIWDWAIRHAELEFDSGHKSNVFQAKFLPHSGDSTLAMCARDGQIRVAELSATQRCKNTKRVAQHKGAAHKLALEPDSPCSFLSAGEDAVVFGIDLRLDRPANKLVVVKEGDKKVGLYTIFVNPAKTHHFAVGGRDQYVRIYDQRKINENDNNGVLKKFCPSHLVSSESKTNITCLVYSHDGTELLASYNDEDIYLFDSNHSDGADYRRRYKGHRNNATVKGVNFYGPCSEFVVSGSDCGHIYLWDKYSARIVQFMEGDRGGVVNCLEPHPHLPGMATSGLDHDIKLWAPTAESPTGLKGLKEVMKKNKRERDEDSVRHGDQYDTQLLWFLMRHMRNRRPPRARREGTDPDTDESWSSPDSSDEEDGGPDHVQCMSS, from the exons ATGGCTGAGGCTGACAGAAAATCCACAGCACTTAACG GTGGCTCTGAAGAGAAGGAGCCCGGAGAAGATCAACACAAGGAGGGGGATCCCTCTGGAAGCAAAGGAGAACTAACTCAGTCCTCCTCTCAAGATG AAACAGGAGAGGTGTCTGGAGAGAAGCCCATGCCAGATGTGGAAGGAGAGATGGgcacaaacagagagggagaagaggaagaagacacaGACAGCATGGATGGCAGTGGGCTCTACTCCCTGACTGAGGATggtgaaagagaaagtgagggaGGCAGACAAGAGAGAGCTAAAGATAAAGACAGTGGCAAAAGGGCAgctagaaagagaaacagaccCAGCGGTGGCACCAACCACTCCTCCAGCtcagatgaggatgaagatgaggatgaagaagaagagcaaaaagatgaagaagacgATGAGGCTATGGATGCGTGGCTAGGAGCAGAGCTCCGTGACCTCCGTGGGCCTAATTGGCGGGCAATACCTTCGCTGCGCTCCAGAGAAATTGGCAGGGAATCCCACCAGTTTGTGAGGCGTGTCTGTGGAGCCCGGGGTCTTGTGCAGAGGCTGGAGCTCCAGGGCCGCCTGGAGAAGCACACAGGCTGTGTCAACACATTACACTTCAATCCCTCAGGCACACGTCTGGCATCCGGCAGTGATGACCTGCGAGTTGTCATCTGGGACTGGGCCATCCGTCATGCTGAGCTGGAGTTTGATAGCGGACACAAGAGCAATGTGTTTCAG GCAAAGTTCCTGCCTCACAGTGGAGACTCCACCTTAGCTATGTGCGCTCGAGATGGTCAGATCAGAGTGGCCGAGCTCTCTGCCACACAGCGCTGCAAGAACACCAAACGGGTAGCACAGCATAAAGGGGCGGCACACAAG ctgGCCCTCGAGCCTGATTCACCCTGTTCCTTTCTGTCTGCTGGTGAGGACGCCGTGGTGTTCGGTATTGACTTGCGTCTAGACCGTCCTGCCAA TAAACTGGTGGTTGTAAAGGAGGGTGATAAAAAAGTTGGCCTGTATACCATCTTTGTGAACCCAGCAAAGACGCACCACTTTGCTGTGGGTGGGAGAGACCAGTATGTGAG GATTTATGACCAGAGGAAGATTAATGAAAACGATAACAATGGTGTACTGAAAAAATTTTGTCCTTCACATCTGGTATCCAGTGAGTCCAAAACCAACATAACCTGCCTTGTGTACAGTCATGATGGGACAG AGCTCCTGGCCAGTTACAATGACGAGGACATCTACCTGTTTGACTCCAACCACAGCGACGGAGCTGACTATCGCAGGAGGTACAAGGGGCACCGCAATAATGCCACAG TGAAGGGGGTGAACTTCTATGGGCCGTGCAGCGAGTTTGTGGTCAGTGGCAGTGACTGTGGACACATTTATCTTTGGGACAAGTATTCAGCTCGTATCGTCCAGTTTatggagggagacagaggaggagtg GTAAACTGCCTGGAGCCTCATCCTCACCTACCTGGTATGGCCACCAGTGGGCTGGACCACGACATCAAACTCTGGGCCCCCACCGCTGAAAGCCCCACAGGACTCAAGGGTCTAAAAGAG gtgatgaagaaaaacaagcgGGAGCGTGATGAAGACAGCGTGCGCCACGGTGACCAGTACGACACCCAGCTGCTGTGGTTCCTGATGAGACACATGAGGAACAGACGGCCCCCGAGG GCCCGCCGTGAGGGTACAGACCCCGACACAGACGAGTCCTGGAGCTCTCCAGATTCCTCtgatgaagaggatggaggTCCAGACCATGTGCAGTGCATGTCCTcctga